Proteins from a single region of Candidatus Izemoplasma sp.:
- the trmFO gene encoding methylenetetrahydrofolate--tRNA-(uracil(54)-C(5))-methyltransferase (FADH(2)-oxidizing) TrmFO: MKQTITVIGGGLAGSEATYQLVKRGFKVTLYEMRPKQSTPAHKTDQFAELVCSNSLRSNSLENAVGLLKQEMRELDSLIIKCADESQVPAGGALAVDRDVFSQKVTDFLTNHPDVTVVHEEVKEIPSGPTIIATGPLTSDTLSDKIKELVDEEYLYFYDAAAPIIELDSINMDVCYKKSRYDKGDADYINCPMTEDEFNHWYDELINAGAVEVKDFEMKVFEGCMPFEEIARRGRQTLLFGPMKPVGLETPDGNRPHAVVQLRQDNMEGTLYNIVGFQTHLKFGEQKRIIRMIPGLEKASIVRYGVMHRNTFINSPKLLTRNYQFRDRDNLYFAGQITGVEGYVESAGSGLLAAISLARKLQNKEDVIFPQTTMIGAESYYVSTAAVSKFQPMNANFGLIQSLGYKHRKKERKRLYKERALEAIKGLVEEGL, encoded by the coding sequence ATGAAACAAACAATAACAGTCATTGGTGGCGGTCTTGCCGGAAGCGAGGCAACCTATCAATTAGTCAAAAGAGGGTTCAAGGTCACCCTATATGAAATGCGACCTAAACAATCAACACCTGCCCATAAAACAGATCAATTCGCAGAATTGGTCTGTTCAAATAGTTTACGATCAAACAGTTTAGAAAATGCTGTTGGATTATTGAAACAAGAAATGCGTGAATTAGACTCACTCATCATCAAGTGTGCAGATGAGTCACAAGTCCCAGCTGGAGGCGCGTTAGCCGTTGATCGTGATGTCTTTTCACAGAAAGTAACAGACTTTTTAACCAACCATCCTGATGTGACTGTTGTCCATGAAGAAGTCAAAGAGATACCTTCTGGACCAACAATCATCGCAACAGGTCCTTTAACTAGCGATACCCTTAGTGATAAGATTAAAGAACTTGTCGATGAAGAGTATCTCTACTTCTATGATGCGGCTGCGCCGATCATTGAATTAGATAGCATTAATATGGATGTATGTTATAAAAAGAGTCGATATGATAAAGGGGATGCAGATTATATCAACTGTCCAATGACAGAAGATGAATTCAATCATTGGTATGATGAGTTAATCAATGCGGGCGCTGTAGAAGTGAAAGACTTTGAAATGAAAGTCTTTGAAGGCTGTATGCCTTTTGAAGAGATTGCTCGTCGAGGTCGTCAAACCTTACTCTTTGGACCAATGAAGCCTGTAGGGCTAGAAACGCCTGATGGAAATAGACCACATGCGGTTGTCCAATTAAGACAAGACAATATGGAAGGGACACTTTATAATATTGTTGGCTTTCAAACGCATTTAAAATTTGGTGAACAAAAACGGATTATCAGAATGATTCCGGGACTAGAAAAGGCTAGTATAGTCAGATACGGTGTGATGCACAGAAATACCTTTATTAATAGTCCCAAATTACTAACAAGAAATTATCAATTTAGAGATCGTGACAATTTATATTTTGCAGGACAAATTACTGGTGTAGAAGGCTATGTTGAAAGTGCTGGTAGTGGCTTGCTCGCAGCGATTTCTTTAGCCCGTAAATTACAGAATAAAGAAGACGTCATCTTCCCTCAAACAACAATGATTGGGGCAGAGTCTTACTATGTATCTACGGCCGCAGTATCTAAATTTCAACCAATGAATGCTAATTTCGGGTTAATACAATCTCTTGGATATAAACACCGTAAGAAAGAACGTAAACGGTTATATAAAGAACGGGCATTAGAAGCCATAAAAGGATTAGTGGAAGAAGGGTTATAA
- the ric gene encoding iron-sulfur cluster repair di-iron protein produces the protein MKDERMIQMTFQTHDTLGNIVTAFPNSAHIFKKYQIDYCCGGDRTLKEAVSDTELKAETLVNELSEYYKSLEPSTNDWTLSPLDELIQYILQAHHAYLYNTLPKLSQLTAKILRVHGKHHPELSDVFQTFHALKTEMDMHLIKEETVQYPAIETYLQSHKQEDLNQAVNVITELKDEHSNTGDALKKLRKITDNYHIPEDVCETFVKTYKLLEELESNTFTHIHLENNILFKRLEKLDNRL, from the coding sequence ATGAAAGATGAAAGGATGATTCAAATGACATTCCAAACACATGATACTTTAGGAAATATTGTAACAGCATTTCCAAACAGTGCACATATATTTAAAAAATATCAAATAGATTATTGTTGTGGTGGTGATCGCACACTAAAAGAGGCGGTTAGCGATACTGAACTAAAGGCTGAAACGCTTGTGAATGAATTAAGTGAGTACTATAAGAGTTTAGAGCCCTCAACAAATGATTGGACACTATCGCCTCTGGATGAACTCATTCAATATATATTACAAGCGCATCATGCTTACTTGTATAACACCTTACCTAAACTTAGTCAATTAACTGCGAAGATACTGCGGGTTCATGGTAAACACCATCCAGAACTTAGTGATGTATTTCAAACGTTTCATGCGTTAAAAACTGAGATGGATATGCATTTAATTAAAGAAGAAACAGTTCAATATCCAGCGATAGAGACCTATTTACAGTCGCATAAGCAAGAGGATTTAAATCAGGCTGTCAATGTCATTACAGAATTAAAAGATGAACATAGTAATACCGGGGACGCCTTAAAGAAATTGCGTAAGATAACAGATAATTATCACATCCCAGAAGATGTCTGTGAAACGTTTGTCAAAACTTATAAATTACTTGAAGAACTAGAAAGCAATACTTTTACGCATATTCATCTAGAAAATAATATTCTCTTTAAACGCTTAGAAAAGCTAGATAATCGTTTATGA
- a CDS encoding DUF1858 domain-containing protein, which translates to MRPLSANETIHRLVKQDNNLKVILHDIGFEEIVKPGMISTVGRFMTINKGCTMRDLDIIEVKEKLKQHDYLLVDID; encoded by the coding sequence ATGAGACCTTTATCCGCAAACGAAACAATCCATCGTTTAGTAAAGCAAGACAATAATTTGAAGGTTATCTTACATGATATTGGGTTTGAAGAAATTGTGAAACCGGGGATGATTTCAACTGTGGGTCGTTTTATGACCATTAACAAAGGTTGTACGATGCGTGATTTAGATATTATAGAAGTTAAAGAAAAACTCAAGCAACATGACTATTTACTTGTTGATATAGACTAA
- a CDS encoding thioredoxin family protein yields MNTLKGALIIFFSLLLVACEETSDGLDYEMFRSNIYTSYDEVENITPNRYIVYYYSETCSHCNDVKQEILSFFKTYEGLDFYLMNVASKDVNDSSQFSEFRGTPSLFIIAQGAVVETYVGTTQVRAFIDEYSNKTLTYDSFVSQHVQSFDFLATKEDKDYLIYYYQDDCENCESIQEDILNFAFNRAPDEIIFINKSSLDPEISIPEPFNTMDTLPVLLEVSYDTVMNTYTGAVDVKNYIITHQGSALDFESSRLEYDDFSNHYLTDYSETLVVDDQTHIEYFYSPYCSHCESLKQEILTFFTNLEDYPFYLVDISQTTGENTIEELTGVPTLIVVTNHQIEEIFSGTEAIRNFINSVTSE; encoded by the coding sequence ATGAATACGTTAAAAGGCGCATTAATAATCTTTTTTAGCTTATTACTTGTGGCATGTGAAGAAACAAGTGATGGGTTAGATTATGAGATGTTTCGTTCAAACATATATACCTCGTATGATGAGGTTGAGAATATTACCCCTAATCGTTATATTGTATATTACTACAGTGAAACATGTAGTCACTGTAACGATGTTAAACAAGAGATATTAAGTTTCTTTAAAACATATGAGGGATTAGATTTTTATCTAATGAATGTGGCTAGTAAAGATGTTAATGATAGTAGTCAGTTTAGTGAGTTTAGAGGCACACCGAGTTTATTTATTATTGCGCAAGGTGCAGTTGTAGAAACATATGTAGGGACAACACAAGTTAGAGCCTTTATTGATGAATACAGTAATAAAACGTTAACGTATGATAGTTTTGTTTCACAGCATGTCCAGTCATTCGACTTTTTAGCCACAAAAGAAGATAAAGATTACTTAATATATTATTATCAAGATGATTGTGAAAACTGTGAATCAATCCAAGAAGATATACTAAATTTTGCCTTTAATAGAGCTCCAGATGAAATCATTTTTATCAATAAGTCTTCATTAGATCCTGAAATAAGTATTCCAGAACCGTTTAACACAATGGATACCTTACCGGTGTTACTTGAAGTATCATATGACACAGTGATGAATACATATACAGGTGCGGTAGATGTAAAAAACTATATCATCACTCACCAAGGTTCAGCACTCGATTTTGAAAGTTCACGATTAGAATATGATGATTTTTCTAATCATTACCTTACGGATTATAGTGAAACCTTAGTCGTTGATGATCAAACTCATATTGAGTACTTCTACAGTCCATACTGCTCTCATTGTGAGTCCCTTAAACAGGAGATTTTAACTTTTTTTACTAACTTAGAAGACTATCCATTTTACTTAGTTGATATCAGTCAAACAACGGGAGAAAATACGATTGAAGAACTTACTGGGGTGCCAACCTTAATTGTGGTAACAAATCATCAAATAGAAGAAATCTTTTCAGGGACAGAAGCTATCAGAAACTTTATAAATAGTGTAACTTCAGAGTAG
- a CDS encoding alpha-amylase family glycosyl hydrolase codes for MSRQTNIELRKLFIYQVYIRNHTEEGTFKAFQKDLDRIENLGVDIVYFLPIHPIGEVQRKGALGSPYSIQDYRKINPEYGTLEDFKALVNEIHQRGMKVMIDVVYNHTSYDSKLLNEFPEYFYKEHGEFKNRVGDWWDITDLDYSTSHRLWEELIDTLLYWTTLGVDGFRWDVASLLPMEFLEEAHDKVLSVNPESIFLSESVHGEFLRHIRNRGFLGLSESEIYQVFDIAYDYDTHPLFEGYLNGDNTLKTYLTSILKQEEQYPQNYIKLRNLENHDFGRFADMVDSNHVKIDNWSAFVFFNKGCTMIYAGQERSDTNLPSLFDKDPVHWDGYDVSSDIKTLASLVKDDIFTKGVYNFEYQDHDVIVATYQLHQRLVVGIFNVGDETGKITCSTVPNGVYQNLLDHSEITVSNQTVAITKKPIIFEVTL; via the coding sequence ATGTCAAGACAAACCAATATTGAATTAAGAAAGTTATTTATATATCAAGTTTATATTAGAAACCACACTGAAGAAGGAACGTTTAAAGCCTTTCAAAAAGACCTAGACAGAATTGAAAATCTTGGTGTGGATATTGTCTATTTCCTACCCATTCATCCCATAGGAGAAGTGCAACGTAAAGGAGCGTTAGGGTCTCCTTACTCAATTCAAGATTATCGTAAAATTAATCCTGAGTATGGAACCCTGGAAGACTTCAAAGCATTAGTGAATGAGATTCATCAACGAGGAATGAAAGTTATGATTGATGTTGTTTACAACCATACTTCATATGATTCTAAGTTACTCAATGAATTCCCAGAATATTTCTATAAAGAACATGGTGAGTTTAAAAATCGCGTAGGAGATTGGTGGGATATTACCGACTTAGACTATTCAACAAGTCATCGTTTATGGGAAGAATTGATTGATACTTTACTTTATTGGACAACATTAGGTGTTGATGGATTTCGGTGGGATGTGGCATCTTTATTACCAATGGAATTCTTGGAAGAAGCACATGATAAAGTGTTATCGGTCAATCCTGAAAGTATCTTTTTAAGCGAATCTGTTCATGGCGAGTTTTTACGTCATATTCGTAACCGTGGTTTCTTAGGATTAAGTGAATCAGAAATATATCAGGTATTCGATATTGCGTATGATTATGATACACATCCACTCTTTGAAGGATATTTAAACGGTGACAATACTTTAAAAACGTATTTGACATCCATTCTTAAGCAAGAAGAACAGTACCCACAAAACTATATTAAACTGAGAAATTTAGAGAATCATGATTTCGGAAGATTTGCCGATATGGTAGATAGTAATCATGTGAAAATAGATAACTGGTCAGCCTTTGTATTTTTTAATAAAGGATGCACAATGATATATGCGGGTCAAGAACGATCTGATACCAATTTACCAAGTCTATTTGATAAAGATCCTGTTCATTGGGATGGGTATGATGTGTCCTCTGATATAAAGACGTTAGCGTCCTTAGTAAAAGATGATATCTTTACAAAAGGTGTGTATAATTTTGAGTACCAAGACCACGACGTGATTGTTGCGACGTATCAACTTCATCAGCGCTTAGTAGTTGGCATATTTAATGTTGGTGATGAAACGGGTAAAATAACGTGTTCTACGGTACCTAATGGTGTGTATCAGAATTTATTGGATCATTCGGAGATAACTGTCAGTAATCAAACAGTGGCCATTACCAAAAAACCAATAATCTTTGAGGTTACACTATGA